ACATCCGCGACGGTCAGGAGATCTACCGCAACTCCTTCGCCATTATTCGCGCGGAAGCCAAGTTGGAGCGTATCCCGGCCGATCTGGAAAAACTCGCGGTGCGGGTGATTCATGCCTGCGGCATGGTCGAGGCCATCGACGGCCTGCAGTTTTCCGAGGGCGCAGGCAAGGCCGGGCGCGAAGCGCTGGCGGCGGGCGCGCCAATTCTGTGCGATGCGCGGATGGTCTCCGAAGGCGTGACCCGTGCGCGCCTGCCGGCCAACAACCCGGTGATCTGCACCTTGCGCGACGACAGCGTGCCGGAGCTGGCGCGGGAGCTGGGCAATACACGTTCCGCAGCAGCCCTGGAACTATGGCGCCCGCACCTGGCCGGTAGCGTGGTGGTGATCGGCAA
Above is a genomic segment from Pseudomonas sp. R5-89-07 containing:
- a CDS encoding precorrin-8X methylmutase — its product is MIDYIRDGQEIYRNSFAIIRAEAKLERIPADLEKLAVRVIHACGMVEAIDGLQFSEGAGKAGREALAAGAPILCDARMVSEGVTRARLPANNPVICTLRDDSVPELARELGNTRSAAALELWRPHLAGSVVVIGNAPTALFYLLEMLDAGAPKPALILGFPVGFVGAAESKAMLAADSRGVPFVIMQGRLGGSAMAAAAVNALATEVE